One window of Etheostoma spectabile isolate EspeVRDwgs_2016 chromosome 6, UIUC_Espe_1.0, whole genome shotgun sequence genomic DNA carries:
- the nradd gene encoding death domain-containing membrane protein NRADD encodes MRPFVICVLLLLKGALGHACASSRYTESGQCCSVCPVGFGVEVECGKEDTKCTPCPKGTFSSSESLGSCLTCAKCPPSVPTIASCSAIQDTQCDCGSGFFFLSTYGMCAPCSKCTRGGEGVVRECGPQGDTQCQICGPGTFSEEHISTKPCQACTQCSDSEVEIRHCMPNSDTLCMDKKLHILSRPALGGSDAPRWPGETSPAPAGTPKFTPQDDGGSNNILAYVSVLAAVVLGLLIYVAYKCWRSCKQKRALSKARAAELGASPEGEKLQSDSGVFLDSHSLQDNQPSKGTKRDSKQDNRLYINIPPHRQEEVERLLQQGGGRGWRQLGAALGYEPEQLDLFGRGEAPAHTLLTNWAQKEGSTLGLLCSALARIERPDMVTALNCPTQGVSLV; translated from the exons ATGAGACCGTTTGTCATCTGCGTGCTTCTGCTGTTAAAA GGTGCTCTTGGACATGCCTGTGCCAGCAGCCGGTATACTGAATCAGGGCAGTGTTGCAGTGTGTGTCCTGTTGGCTTTGGAGTGGAGGTAGAGTGTGGAAAAGAGGATACCAAATGCACACCATGCCCAAAAG GAACGTTTTCCTCATCTGAAAGCCTTGGCTCTTGCCTTACCTGTGCAAAATGCCCACCCAGTGTTCCCACGATAGCCTCTTGCTCTGCCATTCAAGACACACAATGTGATTGTGGCAGCGGCTTCTTCTTTTTGAGCACCTACGGCATGTGTGCGCCTTGCTCCAAATGTACCCGTGGTGGTGAGGGTGTTGTCCGGGAGTGTGGCCCACAGGGAGACACACAATGCCAGATCTGTGGCCCAGGAACATTTTCTGAGGAGCACATTAGCACCAAACCCTGCCAGGCCTGCACCCAGTGCTCTGATAGCGAGGTGGAGATCAGACACTGCATGCCCAACTCTGACACACTCTGCATGG ATAAGAAGCTGCACATTCTGTCTCGTCCTGCTCTGGGTGGGTCTGATGCTCCTCGCTGGCCAGGGGAGACCAGTCCGGCCCCTGCTGGAACACCCAAGTTCACCCCGCAGGATGATGGAGGCAGCAACAACATTCTCGCCTACGTCTCTGTTCTTGCTGccgtggtgctgggtctgcttATTTATGTGGCTTATAAATG CTGGAGATCATGTAAACAGAAAAGGGCTCTTTCTAAGGCCCGTGCAGCTGAGTTGGGAGCATCTCCAGAGGGAGAAAAGCTCCAAAGTGACAGTGGTGTTTTTCTGGACTCTCACAGCCTACAAGACAACCAGCCCAGCAAAG GTACTAAGAGGGACAGCAAGCAGGACAATCGTCTGTACATCAACATACCCCCCCACAGACAGGAAGAGGTGGAGCGCCTCCTGCAGCAGGGAGGGGGCCGGGGCTGGAGGCAGCTGGGTGCAGCGCTGGGCTATGAGCCTGAACAGCTGGACCTGTTTGGGCGTGGAGAAGCCCCCGCTCACACGCTCCTCACTAACTGGGCCCAGAAAGAAGGCTCCACTCTGGGACTGCTGTGTTCTGCACTGGCCCGGATTGAGAGGCCTGACATGGTAACAGCTCTTAACTGCCCCACACAGGGGGTTTCTTTGGTCTGA